DNA sequence from the Cucurbita pepo subsp. pepo cultivar mu-cu-16 chromosome LG06, ASM280686v2, whole genome shotgun sequence genome:
ACCGAGTTCATGAAAGCAGAGTCTAAAACTAATTTTTGCTTCAAGAGAACAAGAAGATACGGTTAAATACTACTTACTTAATCTTTCCGACTTGCTCCTCTGAAACTAAGGTCGAAAAGATTGAGAAAAAATCAGTCATTCACGATGAATGATTCCTTGAAAAGTTAAGGATTAGTAATCCTTTTTAGAAATCGAATGGATTCGGTcttatacattaaaaaaaatctattagacAATCTTTTGGTATCaccacaattttattttacaaaatataaaattgaaaatttaaagactcGTAGTAGCTCTAAAACTTTGAGTTCGTACGACTCTCCAAATGCATCGGTATaaacattataatataaaacattCAATCAtcgatatttaaaaaatgatagaatttctcctaaaaaaaaaaacttattggGGAAATATAttgcaaaatattttctaatattattatttttattcagtAATACAATTTCTTGTGTGGACCATATTAGAGTGTGATTGCCAACTCCATAAGCCACAACCTCTTCCTATAAGATGGTAGTAAATTGCAATTGATgcaaaagttcatttttctttttccctttataTTCAcagttttaattttgaaaccgAAAAATATAACAATACTGCAAAAAACCTGTGGCAAAAACGCTTTCAAGGTTGCTGCTTCGACGCATAGCATGAGCAAGGTGAGTTGTCCTCTACACATTGTGCATGTCATGGCGACCACTTGAAGTAGCAATGTCACTCGATTATAATATGTGCAAGTTAATTTAGATCCTTCTTCAGATTAGTCAGCATGGAGATGGTGCTTCCTCTTTCGGCATCGGTCGATATACCAAGTTGCATACTTCTGCAGACTTACGTCAACCAAAAGCTTGAGGCTTATGAGCATCACATAGGTCACACCGAAGAGGAGCGGAACCGAAAGAAACCTCCATGGGAGAGGATTGTAAGGAAAAAGGGCAGCATATACCGGCGTCAGCACGCGAATGACCTATATCGAATGCGCAACAACAACACTTTATgcatccaaattttttaactgAACTTCCAAATATACCATACTCCACAAGTATAGGTCCATTTCAGGCTATTCAAGTGGAATTGGATACATCTTCCTGAATCTTTAGTTCATACATGATAGCAATACTTGATgcataaagaaatttaaactcAAGCTAGCAAAATTGATCATAATCCGTGGACAATTCAAGGGTTCTGTTgcataaatgttttaaacatTAAGTCGATCATATCATGAGGCAAGACAATCCAAGAAGCACATGTCCTACATAAGCTATCAAGATTTATCAAGTTTCTGGTCGGGATCATGGAACTCTCGTTTGAGAAGTAAGCTGGTCCTTGTTTGGTCATAAAGATAATTGTTCTTATTAGGTCAGGGGCAGCCGGCCCGGGGGTTACCGGCGATTGGTAATGGCATAACCAAAAGAGGGGTAGGGTAAAGTTGGTAATGGCAGGGGAAAGTTGGTAATGGCATAACCAGAAGAGGGGTAGGGGTAAGAAGGTTACACGCTGGTTAGCGCAGCGCATCTATTTCGAGTACAGAGGCGACGAGGGGTGCTAACCCGGCCACCCAACCCAGCAGGTCAGGGGTGGGCCGGATGAGCTCATACTTGGGGGTTTCTTACGCTATatttttatagtaaaaaaaattcttaacttTTCAATCATGAATTAAGTTATTTTTCCATTCAAAGAAAGATAtctaaattatagaaaaagcATCCATACCACACATGCTGGCGCAACCGgaataaatgtcaaatttttCTTTGCATCTTCACTTTGCATATTTAGAGCCTAAGGATGGATGTaagaacaattaaaaaaaaaaaaaaaggttagatTATGCATATATGAGATCAAATTGGCGGATTTATTAACGaataaaggtaaaaaaaaatgagaaagtaACCTGTTTGCAAAGGTCTTCAAGAAACTCTGCATATGCAATAGGCTTTATGCCGTTGAATTTAGCTAAGAATGAGTGTTTTATGATATCAATGAGCATTTCACAGATGAAAACCATTAGGGCGTTCTGCAGccaccaaacaaaaataattagaaaagtAATTATACTAATCAACTTCGTAACAAAATGTTAACAAGTAAAGATGGTCATGAGAGAACTTACATAGAGAAAATTCCAGAACCAGGGACCCTCCGCCTCCAAAATGTTTTgagccaaaacaaacaagagAAATGCCAAAATGTGGAATCTTTCAATTGAATCTATCACAATCAATAACAGGAACTTATTTCAATTGAATCCATCACAATCAATAACAGGAATCTTCATTAGAGCAGCTTAGGATGCAAATGTTATGCTTCTATTGTATTTCTATTACTTATGGAACTTATTTGATGCGATTTTGTCGAAGCTTTTCATTTGCTTTTAGGACTCCTAATTGTGATTATGCAACAAAAGAAGCTGACATACCAAAATAAACCAAGCTGTGGATATTGTCCTTGCTGTAACGCTTAAATACATTGCTTTTAATCTCTGCAAAGTTATTAGACACCAGCAAAGCGAGCAAGGCGTTGTTATGTGCCACAATGCAGGTTGATAGGGTAATTGCCTGAGctaataggataaaagaatgAATAAGTATGAATAGTCAAGGAGCCAAAGGAGAATCACAATATCTATAACTATATGAGAAAGATTGTAGAATTCAAAGAGAAGGATATTTGAGGCAGCCACAGCCAAAATTTGATCAGAAATGAATCTTCCAATCCAGAAGCCCACGTTTTCAGATGGACAATTTGCTAGTCCATCTGcagaattaaataaagtttgCAGCACGTCTCCACCAAAACTTTGAAATAGTTTATCAAATATCTGAAACAGGGAACAAAGattacaaatattaatattcttaaacaaTAAGACGAACAGGAACACAATACTATAAGAAATTCTCCCAGAGATGCAAAATAACAAACTGTTTGACAAATATAGATTAAATtgcaaaataattaaaccTTTTTGCAAAAACATTAAACTTAAACTAAAAGCATACTTCTTCTTCGATGGTGTACAAACTATAAGAAACTCTTTTGCACCTATAACCTCCTGATTTTGTATGATTGGAAGGCTCTTATGTGGTTCTCTCTACCCCCGTCCCTCAGACTGTTCTTTGTCTATGgagaaatatattttgtttcccctaaaaaatttggatttgtCTCCAAATATCGAGAAGAACATAATGAAAACAATTCCATAAATTAAAGATCAATGCATTTGAAAATCTATCAAATTGATAAAGCACTAGATTAAAAGTATGATTATTCTACACCTGATTCTCAACTAACCTCCAATACATTGTAAACGACATATAGTTTAATTGTTCCTTGACCACGGATCATGTGATAAATTAAGCTGATATCTGAAAAGGTTttacaatataaaataaaaattagcaacttaaaaatgtataaattataACGTGTACAGATAAGACTTCTTCAAAGTTGAACAGAATTATACTCAATTTCTTGCAAAGAAAACCATGTGGGACACAACCATCACAggccaaaaatgaaaaattgaagtgaTTGTCATTGGAGGCTGATGcaaaaatagttttaagaaaaaacaaacaatgcGCACTTAAACACCttagaagggaaagaaaaaacttaagATTTCTACACAGCAACATACAAAAAAAGGTAAGAAGTTTCAGAGGAAATTCTCTGTCACTTGGTCTCAGCAGAAACAAAGAGGTAAGGATGAAGTTGAAAGAGGCTTCACACTGAAGCACAAGGCTTCTGTTTAGAGTGTTGGCAACAAAAAGTTACAGCCATATTTTGAGAAGGGATCAaatatatttctcttttgatattcaaaattgaaataaactAAAAGGTGGGATTAGCATACATACATGTAGTAAAACTTTATAAACACAACACAATTCATAAGATTTGAAAGCACTAAAGCGCATTAAACATATTCAAATCTAAAAGCATATTTAAATCAATTGACTCTACTCTGTATGTCTGAACTTGTTCCATGTTTTGTGTCCCAATCACTAAcatactaattattttttcaaaatggcACATATTAAAAGTTTGTGCACCGAGTCTACGTTTACATTTCCTCAGGTACTCAATCCACAAGTCTAAGAAAAATGGAATCTGAAGACATATCCCATACCTGTCAATTCTAAGAGAGAAACTCCGCATGCCATTATTAAAAAACAGCCTAAATCAGACAACTCTGCTGAAGAAGGTCTTTCGAACTTCCTGTCATGAAAGTGACtgtcaatttttaaatatcattaattaCCTTATgttaaaattatgttaaaataaataacagagGCAGCGAACTAATCAAAGTATCTTGTTCAGGAACATGATGCATGTACAGGCGAGAGATATCAAGCAAATACTCCACATTAGTCACTAATTATAGGCTTCAAGCATCTGCAATAATATTTCTAGAACAGATCAAACAAGcaataaagaacaaaagataCCTCTGTCACACAACAAAATGCAATTAACATGCAAGTTGGTTTTGGAGGAAATGGCATAAATGTTTCTCTAATCTACGTTTATTTATGTTTGGAAACTTATAAAGATCTGTGTAGCATGAATTGTTTACTCTCTCACTACCAAGTGTAGCTTTCTAGGAATACGGCAGCCAACATATCAAATCATAATAACATGCTGATATTGAACACAACGATATAGGAGCTCCTTCATCCTGTTATCTAATTATAAAAGAAGAATCTCACTTTTGAGCAAGCATCAGTGTTTAGCCATCCAAATATCATAcgataaatttgaaaatatctactagtacATAGCTGCACTTAAAGGCTAGATTCCTGAATGACTTGGCACTTCAAAGGCACGTGCATAATCTGCAGTTTCATATCAACTTCATCAAGAAAAGGATGTTGAAGCTGATAACTAACCTTGTAATAAAAAGCCTCCAAAGAGTTATCAAAATCCGTGTTGGCATAACAGTTAACAATGAAAGAAATGAATCAAGGCAGACAAAGAAGCCGACGTCTATGAGCtgcaataaattcaaatttaggaGTTAATGTTGCAAAAATAATTGTCAAAACTAAAAGTTCTTGTCTCAAACAACCCCCTGCCCCAGAGCCCTAAAGAAATGGAGGAGGCatattttttatcattattttttaaataggaGTAAGCTTAAATCTATCTATCAATAGAGTATAAACCAAGTCACGGTTACAAAACAATGCACAAAACACTTAAAACTACACTTGTGACAGACATAATTGTCAAATAATTGGATTGATCAAAATGATAAAGAAGCCAAGTCTCAATAGAACTAAGACTACGCTCATGTACTAAAAAGTTAGCAGCTTTCTAATTGGTTATTGTGAAAGGAGAGCCAAGGTTACCAATTCACATCTCCATGGTAAGCGGAAGATAGAATCATAAACTCTTTCTCGTTCTTTCTCATTGCCAAAAGTGGTAGTGATCCGCAATGAATTTCCACTAAACATTTCCTCCATGTAGCATTTAAATGGTGACTTATCTGCAGAAAACAtatctgaagaaaaaaaatcagtcaTACTAAGAAAACAGAACAGATGAAATAAATTGAGCCACATAGGAACCAGAACAGCACGACTTCTAACTAGGTTCTGCTTGCATCTAACTTAACCCCATTTACTTAATGTGAACAAGAATAAGAGAAACTAAGACGAAAATCGATCATCATAATAACAAATTGTGGAATGACaataaaatttcttatattgaatttatcaaaattcTGGCCAAATTTCATTGATCCGCAATGAATTTCCACTAAACATTTCCTCCATGTAGCATTTAAATGGTGACTTATCTGCAGAAAACAtatctgaagaaaaaaaatcagtcaTACTAAGAAAACAGAACAGATGAAATAAATTGAGCCACATAGGAACCAGAACAGCACGACTTCTAACTAGGTTCTGCTTGCATCTAACTTAACCCCATTTACTTAATGTGAACAAGAATAAGAGAAACTAAGACGAAAATCGATCATCATAATAACAAATTGTGGAATGACaataaaatttcttatattgaatttatcaaaattcTGGCCAAATTTCACTTTTAATCCCTAAATTTTTCCATGTCCATTTGGTCCctaagttttaaaatcttagaATTTAAACCTCAAGTTTTTAGAAATAGGTCTGAATGGTCCCAGTTCCTATCATTTCTGTTCGATATAGTAATAAAAAACTGACTagacatttttataatattaatgtggcattagaaaaataatttcacatttttattgCTTATATggcaaaaaaattataaatcaacTTAATTAGCATAGCTCAATTAAAGGCATTATTTcttcaaccaaaaaataaaattgaaaaaagaaaacatgaaaaacgaaaattaaaaaaaaaaaaaaaaaaaaaaaaaaaaaaaaaaaaaaaaaacaaatgaacacCAAAGCTTTatacaaaaaacaaattcttaattaaacaaaatgttaaataCAAGATGAACAAAGTCAAAAAGTTCCTTTGCCTccctcatttttattttatttatttacttattttatcataaagcaactaaaaaaaactcttcTCCTACTAAAGGATTGGAAAGGATGACCACAACCCCAGAACTTATAAAAGGGCAATCTCAACAGTTACCTTCATGTGCATTTCAAGAAAACTCAAGAGAGGAAAAAGCAAAgtgaaattttgttaaaagtgagtttttctttttccagaaAAAGTACTAATCATTATAGGAGCATAGCCAAATCACCACAATGGACTATTCCCacacattttataaatattatctcAGAGCAAAAGAACACTCCCATGTAATCTCATCTGCATCAACAAGGGATGAGCAAATGATAAAACcaactcatttttctttctaaatgaGTTCGCCTAGAAATGTCAGATGAAGTGCTACAAAAGCTTATCTTCCCACCTCCATTTTCACAAGAACTACATAATTGTCCCCTCCACATTGTTTCCTAGGACAAATAACTTCGGGAAACATACTCTTTTTAGTGAAAGTTTTTTGATCCCAATAGGTTCCAATTCTCCACTTTTCTTTGCCTATAGACTTCTAGGTTCAATGGGGGCTTGTACCAAATCCAAAAACATATCATCCAAACAAGTAACCATTACTAGGATGAAGCAAACTGCACAAAATCTCAaccttccttttttctcaTCTCCTTTACGAAGAACTTCTGTTCGTATCCAATTTACCGTGACACCTTCTGAACATGCTATACAACTCTTATTTCCTTGTTTAACTGGCATGCTCACTTTAAACAACTTACATAAGAATTGGAAGAGATACGTTCCTTCTTCCAGGAAATTATATCATACCAGAAAGAATTGGAATAACTGAATTTCCAATTTGCAATAATCGAACACTATTTTGATAAACTCTGGCCTAAAGGGTTAGCATAGACTCAGAATTA
Encoded proteins:
- the LOC111797626 gene encoding protein POLLEN DEFECTIVE IN GUIDANCE 1-like → MDLRSGGRKLSFDVLRGSGSYEEDRSLIFGSNSDPISNGVEESVTLNSIEKPNRKKKRHRGSKKNKATTAPTDCYIPEDPIAEKCMISNYVVDKPEDFGRLSVDRDDICTNRLELQLSYRGCSTETVVYEELPIPEKRRGSISILAQGTEADCQNVRNDRYNFSELRQRTVNGDDVSSRFGDDKNVETCVEANSGLKQKIEPNRNALPRLETSGSLDWKRLMAEDPNYMFSADKSPFKCYMEEMFSGNSLRITTTFGNEKERERVYDSIFRLPWRCELLIDVGFFVCLDSFLSLLTVMPTRILITLWRLFITRKFERPSSAELSDLGCFLIMACGVSLLELTDISLIYHMIRGQGTIKLYVVYNVLEIFDKLFQSFGGDVLQTLFNSADGLANCPSENVGFWIGRFISDQILAVAASIIHSFILLAQAITLSTCIVAHNNALLALLVSNNFAEIKSNVFKRYSKDNIHSLVYFDSIERFHILAFLLFVLAQNILEAEGPWFWNFLYNALMVFICEMLIDIIKHSFLAKFNGIKPIAYAEFLEDLCKQALNMQSEDAKKNLTFIPVAPACVVIRVLTPVYAALFPYNPLPWRFLSVPLLFGVTYVMLISLKLLVDVSLQKYATWYIDRCRKRKHHLHAD